From Musa acuminata AAA Group cultivar baxijiao chromosome BXJ3-8, Cavendish_Baxijiao_AAA, whole genome shotgun sequence, one genomic window encodes:
- the LOC135646166 gene encoding uncharacterized protein LOC135646166 isoform X1, translating to MADGEYAAAKTSVWWDIENCQVPRACDPHLIAQNISSALAAVGYRGPVSISAFGDANNITPTVLQALSSTGIALNHVPSGKCYAGIKDASDKKILVDMLFWAVDNPAPANCLLISGDRDFSNALHQLRLRRYNILLAQPPNVSQALVAAAKSVWNWKDLVAGGKPMHESPYVNKSAGGTSPSKETFNGSTTDNVQLTQSTGSSASAHLGNQKTCSNGKYDNRYKGKHKRCPNPSQTNNATATTISSSEFKQPPPVSHGFLTDTNVLQFNNCMKNPDQMSTSMIPSMKAHDNSHLNHTSNFFPQSSPQKPPCEATYFRQSETMVFNESSHEFLQGNQSQSPNGTMVDYAPPHSDPPMKDGKDFYNNHKPHRPLPLRPSDLLPPHPNFQPGNLSSSNSQNHDFYAIPNGPSGPPFTSPQTWTTGPTFPSVPPVSLPEISKVSISDDPSGGQNNGSYSKKNSMPNISVPEHNGLQKSQTMYQERMHGPIVTNAMDSNMSKDGLQGNPGSLVPHIAVKNILRALHILKADKMVPNETNIADCIRYGEMNIQNFDIKMALNYALEHQLVVMHKLGGNLPLYVEKHHGLWRCVNPMDINARHPKTTWDAALKFLSSTAGRTLIMRSQSRYQAAIFLRNSCLNHLVLGEILQILHVIINVKKWITPHSSGWKPLSFHLPDADKNTGTGAGTKS from the exons ATGGCGGACGGGGAGTACGCGGCGGCGAAGACGTCGGTGTGGTGGGACATCGAGAACTGCCAGGTTCCCAGGGCTTGTGATCCGCACTTGATCGCCCAGAACATAAGCTCTGCCCTGGCAGCAGTGGGTTACCGTGGCCCCGTGTCCATCTCCGCCTTCGGCGACGCGAACAATATAACGCCGACCGTGCTGCAGGCGCTCTCCAGCACTGGCATCGCCCTAAATCACGTTCCCTCCG GTAAATGTTATGCAGGTATTAAAGATGCTAGTGATAAGAAGATTTTGGTCGATATGCTATTTTGGGCAGTTGATAATCCTGCACCTGCCAACTGCTTATTAATATCTGGTGATCGTGACTTCTCAAATGCCCTTCATCAACTTAGATTAAGGAGATACAACATTCTTCTTGCACAGCCTCCTAATGTATCACAAGCCCTTGTTGCTGCTGCTAAGAGTGTCTGGAACTGGAAGGACCTTGTGGCTGGAGGAAAGCCGATGCATGAGTCACCTTACGTCAACAAATCAGCAGGTGGCACTTCACCAAGTAAAGAGACATTTAATGGCAGTACTACAGATAATGTGCAGTTGACTCAATCCACTGGTTCTTCTGCATCTGCGCATTTGGGTAATCAAAAGACTTGTAGTAATGGAAAATACGATAACCGGTACAAAGGGAAGCACAAGAGATGTCCAAATCCAagtcaaacaaacaatgctaCAGCTACTACGATATCAAGCAGTGAATTCAAGCAGCCTCCTCCTGTAAGTCATGGTTTTCTAACTGATACTAATGTTCTGCAGTTTAACAACTGTATGAAAAATCCTGATCAAATGTCTACGTCAATGATACCAAGTATGAAAGCCCATGACAACTCCCACTTGAACCATACTTCAAATTTTTTTCCTCAGTCATCGCCTCAAAAACCACCTTGTGAAGCTACCTATTTTCGCCAATCTGAAACAATGGTTTTTAATGAATCTTCCCATGAGTTCTTGCAAGGGAATCAGTCGCAGTCTCCAAATGGGACTATGGTAGATTATGCACCACCTCATTCAGATCCCCCCATGAAAGATGGAAAAGACTTTTATAACAATCACAAACCACACAGGCCTCTGCCATTAAGGCCGAGTGATCTACTGCCTCCACACCCTAATTTTCAACCTGGGAATTTGTCTTCATCAAATTCTCAGaaccatgatttttatgcaattccaaaTGGACCTAGTGGTCCACCGTTTACTTCACCACAAACCTGGACTACTGGGCCAACCTTCCCATCAGTTCCTCCGGTAAGTCTACCTGAAATCAGTAAGGTTAGTATTTCAGATGATCCTAGTGGTGGTCAAAATAACGGTTCATATTCTAAGAAAAACTCTATGCCAAATATTTCTGTTCCTGAGCATAATGGCCTGCAGAAGTCACAAACAATGTATCAGGAACGTATGCATGGGCCTATAGTTACAAATGCCATGGACAGCAATATGTCTAAAGATGGACTGCAGGGTAATCCAGGAAGCCTGGTGCCACACATTGCAGTCAAGAAtattttacgtgcattgcacatcttAAAAGCTGACAAAATGGTTCCAAATGAAACAAATATAGCTGACTGCATTCGCTATGGCGAGATGAATATTCAGAATTTTGACATTAAGATGGCCTTGAACTATGCCCTTGAGCATCAACTTGTTGTGATGCACAAGCTAGGAGGTAACTTGCCATTGTATGTAGAAAAACATCATGGGTTGTGGAGATGTGTCAATCCTATGGATATCAATGCTAGGCATCCAAAAACAACATGGGATGCAGCCTTAAAGTTTCTCTCCTCAACTGCTGGGCGCACTTTAATCATGAGATCTCAGTCCAG GTATCAAGCAGCAATATTTTTGAGAAATTCATGTTTGAATCATCTTGTTTTGGGTGAAATTCTTCAGATATTGCATGTGATAATTAATGTGAAGAAGTGGATTACGCCTCACTCATCAGGTTGGAAGCCATTATCTTTCCATCTGCCAGATGCAGATAAGAATACAGGCACCGGTGCCGGTACTAAATCTTGA
- the LOC135646166 gene encoding uncharacterized protein LOC135646166 isoform X2, with product MADGEYAAAKTSVWWDIENCQVPRACDPHLIAQNISSALAAVGYRGPVSISAFGDANNITPTVLQALSSTGIALNHVPSGIKDASDKKILVDMLFWAVDNPAPANCLLISGDRDFSNALHQLRLRRYNILLAQPPNVSQALVAAAKSVWNWKDLVAGGKPMHESPYVNKSAGGTSPSKETFNGSTTDNVQLTQSTGSSASAHLGNQKTCSNGKYDNRYKGKHKRCPNPSQTNNATATTISSSEFKQPPPVSHGFLTDTNVLQFNNCMKNPDQMSTSMIPSMKAHDNSHLNHTSNFFPQSSPQKPPCEATYFRQSETMVFNESSHEFLQGNQSQSPNGTMVDYAPPHSDPPMKDGKDFYNNHKPHRPLPLRPSDLLPPHPNFQPGNLSSSNSQNHDFYAIPNGPSGPPFTSPQTWTTGPTFPSVPPVSLPEISKVSISDDPSGGQNNGSYSKKNSMPNISVPEHNGLQKSQTMYQERMHGPIVTNAMDSNMSKDGLQGNPGSLVPHIAVKNILRALHILKADKMVPNETNIADCIRYGEMNIQNFDIKMALNYALEHQLVVMHKLGGNLPLYVEKHHGLWRCVNPMDINARHPKTTWDAALKFLSSTAGRTLIMRSQSRYQAAIFLRNSCLNHLVLGEILQILHVIINVKKWITPHSSGWKPLSFHLPDADKNTGTGAGTKS from the exons ATGGCGGACGGGGAGTACGCGGCGGCGAAGACGTCGGTGTGGTGGGACATCGAGAACTGCCAGGTTCCCAGGGCTTGTGATCCGCACTTGATCGCCCAGAACATAAGCTCTGCCCTGGCAGCAGTGGGTTACCGTGGCCCCGTGTCCATCTCCGCCTTCGGCGACGCGAACAATATAACGCCGACCGTGCTGCAGGCGCTCTCCAGCACTGGCATCGCCCTAAATCACGTTCCCTCCG GTATTAAAGATGCTAGTGATAAGAAGATTTTGGTCGATATGCTATTTTGGGCAGTTGATAATCCTGCACCTGCCAACTGCTTATTAATATCTGGTGATCGTGACTTCTCAAATGCCCTTCATCAACTTAGATTAAGGAGATACAACATTCTTCTTGCACAGCCTCCTAATGTATCACAAGCCCTTGTTGCTGCTGCTAAGAGTGTCTGGAACTGGAAGGACCTTGTGGCTGGAGGAAAGCCGATGCATGAGTCACCTTACGTCAACAAATCAGCAGGTGGCACTTCACCAAGTAAAGAGACATTTAATGGCAGTACTACAGATAATGTGCAGTTGACTCAATCCACTGGTTCTTCTGCATCTGCGCATTTGGGTAATCAAAAGACTTGTAGTAATGGAAAATACGATAACCGGTACAAAGGGAAGCACAAGAGATGTCCAAATCCAagtcaaacaaacaatgctaCAGCTACTACGATATCAAGCAGTGAATTCAAGCAGCCTCCTCCTGTAAGTCATGGTTTTCTAACTGATACTAATGTTCTGCAGTTTAACAACTGTATGAAAAATCCTGATCAAATGTCTACGTCAATGATACCAAGTATGAAAGCCCATGACAACTCCCACTTGAACCATACTTCAAATTTTTTTCCTCAGTCATCGCCTCAAAAACCACCTTGTGAAGCTACCTATTTTCGCCAATCTGAAACAATGGTTTTTAATGAATCTTCCCATGAGTTCTTGCAAGGGAATCAGTCGCAGTCTCCAAATGGGACTATGGTAGATTATGCACCACCTCATTCAGATCCCCCCATGAAAGATGGAAAAGACTTTTATAACAATCACAAACCACACAGGCCTCTGCCATTAAGGCCGAGTGATCTACTGCCTCCACACCCTAATTTTCAACCTGGGAATTTGTCTTCATCAAATTCTCAGaaccatgatttttatgcaattccaaaTGGACCTAGTGGTCCACCGTTTACTTCACCACAAACCTGGACTACTGGGCCAACCTTCCCATCAGTTCCTCCGGTAAGTCTACCTGAAATCAGTAAGGTTAGTATTTCAGATGATCCTAGTGGTGGTCAAAATAACGGTTCATATTCTAAGAAAAACTCTATGCCAAATATTTCTGTTCCTGAGCATAATGGCCTGCAGAAGTCACAAACAATGTATCAGGAACGTATGCATGGGCCTATAGTTACAAATGCCATGGACAGCAATATGTCTAAAGATGGACTGCAGGGTAATCCAGGAAGCCTGGTGCCACACATTGCAGTCAAGAAtattttacgtgcattgcacatcttAAAAGCTGACAAAATGGTTCCAAATGAAACAAATATAGCTGACTGCATTCGCTATGGCGAGATGAATATTCAGAATTTTGACATTAAGATGGCCTTGAACTATGCCCTTGAGCATCAACTTGTTGTGATGCACAAGCTAGGAGGTAACTTGCCATTGTATGTAGAAAAACATCATGGGTTGTGGAGATGTGTCAATCCTATGGATATCAATGCTAGGCATCCAAAAACAACATGGGATGCAGCCTTAAAGTTTCTCTCCTCAACTGCTGGGCGCACTTTAATCATGAGATCTCAGTCCAG GTATCAAGCAGCAATATTTTTGAGAAATTCATGTTTGAATCATCTTGTTTTGGGTGAAATTCTTCAGATATTGCATGTGATAATTAATGTGAAGAAGTGGATTACGCCTCACTCATCAGGTTGGAAGCCATTATCTTTCCATCTGCCAGATGCAGATAAGAATACAGGCACCGGTGCCGGTACTAAATCTTGA
- the LOC135582963 gene encoding CBL-interacting protein kinase 1-like has translation MVKEGREGAAPVLGKYELGRTLGEGNFGKVKHARHVETGETFAVKILDRKRILSLKVDDQIKREIATLKLLKHPNVVRLHEVSASKTKIYMVLEFVNGGELFDKILKGKLSEEEGRRLFQQLIDAVSYCHDKGVYHRDLKPENVLVDAKGDIKISDFGLSALPQHLGNDGLLHTTCGSPNYIAPEVLSNRGYDGSRSDIWSCGVILYVILTGFLPFDDRNLAVLYQKISKGETEIPKWLSPGAQNILKRILDPNPIMRINMAGIKADDWFKQDYAPIVPNDDDDDKDVDSLYASLCIKEHNVPDEDRTSSSHINAFQLIGMSSSLDLSGFFENEDVSERKIRFTSNHAPKHLFNKIEDIATEMGLQAHRGPGKLKVTQKHDPKSPGSTGSLSVAAEVFELSPSLYVVELRKSQGDSSLYRKMCAKLSENLGDC, from the exons ATGGTGAAGGAAGGACGAGAAGGGGCAGCGCCAGTGCTGGGGAAGTACGAGCTTGGGAGGACGCTGGGAGAGGGCAACTTCGGCAAGGTGAAGCACGCCAGGCACGTGGAGACCGGGGAAACCTTCGCCGTCAAGATCCTCGACCGCAAGCGCATCCTTTCCCTGAAGGTCGACGACCAG ATCAAGCGGGAGATTGCCACCTTGAAGCTGCTGAAGCATCCCAACGTCGTCCGCTTACatgag GTATCAGCAAGCAAAACCAAGATTTACATGGTCCTGGAGTTCGTTAATGGTGGCGAGTTGTTCGACAAAATT TTGAAGGGAAAGCTTtcagaggaagaaggaaggaggCTTTTCCAGCAGTTGATTGATGCTGTCAGCTACTGCCATGATAAGGGTGTTTACCACAGGGATTTGAAG CCAGAAAATGTGCTTGTAGATGCAAAAGGAGACATAAAGATTTCAGATTTTGGCCTCAGTGCTTTACCTCAGCATCTTGGG AATGATGGTTTGTTGCACACAACATGTGGAAGCCCAAACTACATTGCTCCTGAG GTCCTCTCCAATCGAGGTTACGATGGCTCGAGGTCAGATATCTGGTCTTGTGGTGTCATCCTCTATGTCATCCTCACTGGCTTTCTCCCTTTCGATGACCGGAATCTCGCTGTTCTTTATCAGAAG ATCTCGAAGGGAGAAACCGAGATCCCCAAGTGGCTCTCTCCTGGCGCTCAaaacattttgaaaagaattCTTGATCCAAATCCTATAATGCGAATAAATATGGCGGGAATCAAAGCAGATGACTGGTTCAAGCAAGATTATGCACCTATTGTTCCaaatgatgatgacgacgacaaAGATGTAGATAGTCTTTATGCTTCTCTTTGCATTAAAGAG CATAATGTGCCAGATGAAGATAGAACTTCATCTAGTCATATCAATGCATTTCAGCTGATTGGAATGTCTTCATCACTTGACCTTTCTGGATTCTTTGAGAACGAG GATGTATCCGAAAGGAAAATTAGGTTCACATCGAACCATGCGCCAAAACATCTGTTCAACAAGATTGAGGACATTGCTACAGAAATGGGGCTTCAGGCTCACAGGGGACCTGGCAAA TTGAAAGTTACCCAGAAGCACGACCCAAAGAGCCCCGGGAGCACTGGCTCACTCTCTGTTGCTGCAGAG GTGTTTGAGCTGAGTCCATCTTTGTATGTTGTGGAACTGAGGAAGTCACAAGGTGATTCTTCATTGTACAGAAAG ATGTGTGCAAAGCTATCAGAGAATTTGGGTGACTGTTAG
- the LOC103993302 gene encoding protein TRIGALACTOSYLDIACYLGLYCEROL 4, chloroplastic isoform X1, producing MGRLRWAEEGCGRWELDMEAPVTMEGTARAVPGDPLPLGLSRGRRITRPKQLDFMHRFMSSPLVPSFAGDPANGGQGLLLHHAHTVHLTENWSTTIMDQLDVQKISLLFKEFASNHGKEISWPKIIFKHLLDIFSWGLGTEFLFTQNSSFLVEMYNVKKGNRGKAIFQQKLPHHNLTLETAWPGLFVDNNGTYWDVPLSLAVDLASISSSSGLSYHLCLQHNSGKPKHFGGDQTTQVPPSLLPGLCARAAASIKENWSIWRKKEGKLRMVQPYDVFLSDPHITASGVLGAVASASLGDCSARLPIEDGLERCKAFRLYARKNNLAVFADLFASVSWTAQHGNFQRLFLDLTRFNARLDFPSGSAFLTGVAHLSQDLYNSRQLNLEAIRAVCPELTVSLQQQIAGPFSFRVDSRILFDPKDRYHIARLDESIFAIDWALKVLGSAKATAWYSPKHREAMVELRFFES from the exons ATGGGGCGGCTGCGGTGGGCGGAGGAGGGATGCGGGCGGTGGGAGTTGGACATGGAGGCGCCGGTGACCATGGAGGGCACCGCCCGCGCGGTACCCGGCGACCCCCTCCCTCTCGGTCTCtcccgcggccggcgcatcacccGCCCCAAGCAGCTTGACTTCATGCACCGGTTTATGTCCTCCCCGCTCGTCCCCTCCTTCGCCGGCGATCCCGCCAACGGCGGGCAgggcctcctcctccaccacgccCACACCGTTCATCTCACCGAAAATTG GTCTACTACCATCATGGATCAGTTAGATGTGCAGAAAATTTCACTCCTCTTTAAAGAATTTGCATCAAATCATGGCAAGGAGATCTCATGGCCAAAGATCATCTTCAAGCATTTACTTGACATATTCTCATGGGGCCTTGGTACTGAATTCCTGTTCACACAGAATTCTTCTTTTCTTGTTGAAATGTACAATGTCAAGAAAGGAAATCGAGGGAAAGCAATTTTTCAGCAAAAG CTTCCACATCACAACCTAACACTTGAGACAGCTTGGCCTGgactttttgttgataataatgGAACATACTGGGATGTACCATTATCATTAGCAGTTGACCTTGCTTCCATTTCCTCAAGTTCTGGTTTGAGCTATCATTTATGTTTACAGCATAATAGCGGGAAACCAAAACACTTTGGTGGTGATCAAACTACTCAAGTACCTCCTTCTCTGTTGCCTGGTTTATGTGCAAGAGCTGCTGCTTCAATCAAAGAGAATTGGAGCATTTGGAGAAAAAAAGAAGGCAAGTTAAGGATGGTTCAGCCTTATGATGTGTTCCTTTCAGATCCCCATATAACTGCATCAGGGGTTCTTG GGGCAGTGGCCAGTGCATCATTGGGAGATTGCTCGGCACGGCTCCCTATTGAAGATGGGTTGGAGAGATGCAAGGCCTTCAGGCTGTACGCCCGAAAAAACAATTTGGCAGTCTTCGCAGATCTCTTTGCATCTGTATCTTGGACGGCCCAGCATGGAAATTTTCAAAGGCTTTTTCTTGATCTCACGAGGTTCAATGCCCGACTAGATTTCCCCTCAGGTTCTGCATTTCTAACCGGGGTTGCGCATTTATCACAAGATTTATATAATTCTCGACAACTGAATTTAGAGGCAATCCGTGCTGTTTGTCCAGAGCTGACAGTATCTCTGCAACAACAG ATTGCTGGGCCCTTCAGCTTTCGAGTTGATTCCAGAATTTTGTTTGACCCAAAAGACAGATACCACATTGCTCGCCTAGATGAGTCCATATTTGCAATTGACTGGGCTTTGAAGGTTCTTGGTTCGGCCAAGGCAACGGCTTGGTACTCCCCAAAACATCGAGAGGCCATGGTGGAGCTTCGGTTCTTCGAGAGCTAA
- the LOC103993302 gene encoding protein TRIGALACTOSYLDIACYLGLYCEROL 4, chloroplastic isoform X2 gives MGRLRWAEEGCGRWELDMEAPVTMEGTARAVPGDPLPLGLSRGRRITRPKQLDFMHRFMSSPLVPSFAGDPANGGQGLLLHHAHTVHLTENWSTTIMDQLDVQKISLLFKEFASNHGKEISWPKIIFKHLLDIFSWGLGTEFLFTQNSSFLVEMYNVKKGNRGKAIFQQKHNSGKPKHFGGDQTTQVPPSLLPGLCARAAASIKENWSIWRKKEGKLRMVQPYDVFLSDPHITASGVLGAVASASLGDCSARLPIEDGLERCKAFRLYARKNNLAVFADLFASVSWTAQHGNFQRLFLDLTRFNARLDFPSGSAFLTGVAHLSQDLYNSRQLNLEAIRAVCPELTVSLQQQIAGPFSFRVDSRILFDPKDRYHIARLDESIFAIDWALKVLGSAKATAWYSPKHREAMVELRFFES, from the exons ATGGGGCGGCTGCGGTGGGCGGAGGAGGGATGCGGGCGGTGGGAGTTGGACATGGAGGCGCCGGTGACCATGGAGGGCACCGCCCGCGCGGTACCCGGCGACCCCCTCCCTCTCGGTCTCtcccgcggccggcgcatcacccGCCCCAAGCAGCTTGACTTCATGCACCGGTTTATGTCCTCCCCGCTCGTCCCCTCCTTCGCCGGCGATCCCGCCAACGGCGGGCAgggcctcctcctccaccacgccCACACCGTTCATCTCACCGAAAATTG GTCTACTACCATCATGGATCAGTTAGATGTGCAGAAAATTTCACTCCTCTTTAAAGAATTTGCATCAAATCATGGCAAGGAGATCTCATGGCCAAAGATCATCTTCAAGCATTTACTTGACATATTCTCATGGGGCCTTGGTACTGAATTCCTGTTCACACAGAATTCTTCTTTTCTTGTTGAAATGTACAATGTCAAGAAAGGAAATCGAGGGAAAGCAATTTTTCAGCAAAAG CATAATAGCGGGAAACCAAAACACTTTGGTGGTGATCAAACTACTCAAGTACCTCCTTCTCTGTTGCCTGGTTTATGTGCAAGAGCTGCTGCTTCAATCAAAGAGAATTGGAGCATTTGGAGAAAAAAAGAAGGCAAGTTAAGGATGGTTCAGCCTTATGATGTGTTCCTTTCAGATCCCCATATAACTGCATCAGGGGTTCTTG GGGCAGTGGCCAGTGCATCATTGGGAGATTGCTCGGCACGGCTCCCTATTGAAGATGGGTTGGAGAGATGCAAGGCCTTCAGGCTGTACGCCCGAAAAAACAATTTGGCAGTCTTCGCAGATCTCTTTGCATCTGTATCTTGGACGGCCCAGCATGGAAATTTTCAAAGGCTTTTTCTTGATCTCACGAGGTTCAATGCCCGACTAGATTTCCCCTCAGGTTCTGCATTTCTAACCGGGGTTGCGCATTTATCACAAGATTTATATAATTCTCGACAACTGAATTTAGAGGCAATCCGTGCTGTTTGTCCAGAGCTGACAGTATCTCTGCAACAACAG ATTGCTGGGCCCTTCAGCTTTCGAGTTGATTCCAGAATTTTGTTTGACCCAAAAGACAGATACCACATTGCTCGCCTAGATGAGTCCATATTTGCAATTGACTGGGCTTTGAAGGTTCTTGGTTCGGCCAAGGCAACGGCTTGGTACTCCCCAAAACATCGAGAGGCCATGGTGGAGCTTCGGTTCTTCGAGAGCTAA
- the LOC135644735 gene encoding protein ROLLING AND ERECT LEAF 2-like, protein MGCTASRLENEDCVRRCKERRRLMKEAVHSRHHLASAHSDYLCSLRLTGSALTRFALGEPLAVSEQTPPILLRSSFSASAASSFPPSKPQPQPPPAPSPPAPRPRRRPRRHHDFSPSPSPSVVSSSTSFRKPSTSAASDAGHPGFPPRNSTYATTPSQSSSAWDWTKCCPPSPPNSEFFERRKTELEEKNRLRHHLPPEEEVDESEEEHVAPAEEGRGGREEVYCREWGEHCTSPTSSSTRSDGEPQREEGREDERDTVSTSESTATRSEYAPSQAAPSEIASSAAAELKTRLRPRSEAGSSSARWKAGVQETTSSFAAAAELPMVVRHHNLAEIAAAIEEYFIKAADAGSAVSDLLEIGRAQFDGSFRQLKKTVYHSNSVLSALSSSWTSKPPLAIRYRLDTAALEESGGGKSHLSTLERLLAWEKKLYEEVKAREGVKIEHEKKLSTLQSQEYSGKEDAKLDKTKASIKKLQSLIIVTSQAVTTTSSAITKVRDDELAPQLVQICYALLNMWSQMNWFHDVQNHVVQQVRGLVNRASSGESTSDLHRLATRDLEAAVSAWHSSFNRLIKYYRDYVRSLYGWLNLTLLQISSDAPQKDHSSHIVIELTAFCDEWKQALDRLPNTVASEAVKSFMNVIHVIYTKQAEELKIKKRAEDYSKELEKKSRALRRIEKRYYQSSMVGMVLPGGGRDNDGQVFDTRDPLAEKKSEITACRIKVEDEMMRHAKAVEVTRSMTLNNIQTGLPGVFQALTGFSAMFVEAMEGVCRRGVSV, encoded by the exons ATGGGGTGCACGGCGTCGAGGCTGGAGAACGAGGACTGCGTGCGCCGCTGCAAGGAGCGGCGCCGCCTCATGAAGGAGGCTGTTCACTCCCGCCACCACCTCGCCTCCGCCCACTCCGATTACCTCTGCTCCCTCCGCCTCACCGGCTCCGCCCTCACCCGCTTCGCCCTCGGCGAGCCCCTCGCCGTCTCCGAGCAAACCCCTCCCATCCTCCTCCGCTCCTCTTTCTCtgcctccgccgcctcctccttccCCCCGTCCAAGCCCCAGCCCCAGCCCCCTCCCGCTCCATCTCCCCCGGCACCGCGTCCACGACGCCGCCCCCGCCGCCACCACGACttctccccttccccttctccatcCGTCgtgtcctcctccacctccttccGCAAGCCCTCTACCTCCGCCGCGTCCGACGCCGGCCACCCTGGGTTCCCTCCACGGAACTCGACGTACGCCACCACCCCTTCCCAGTCCTCCTCCGCCTGGGACTGGACGAAATGCTGCCCGCCTTCGCCACCCAATTCCGAGTTTTTCGAACGCAGGAAAACCGAGCTCGAGGAGAAGAATCGTCTCCGGCACCATCTCCCCCCGGAAGAAGAAGTGGACGAGTCGGAAGAGGAGCATGTAGCGCCAGCGGAAGAAggacgaggaggaagagaagaggtctATTGCCGCGAATGGGGCGAGCACTGTACCAGCCCCACCAGCTCTTCCACCCGATCCGATGGCGAGCCGCAGCGGGAGGAGGGACGAGAAGACGAAAGGGACACAGTATCGACATCAGAGAGCACGGCCACCAGATCAGAATACGCCCCAAGTCAGGCAGCGCCGTCCGAGATCGCATCGTCTGCGGCGGCGGAGCTGAAGACGCGGCTGCGGCCGAGGTCGGAGGCGGGATCATCGTCCGCCAGGTGGAAAGCCGGCGTCCAGGAGACTACCTCGTCTTTCGCCGCCGCTGCCGAGCTGCCGATGGTGGTGCGCCACCACAACCTGGCGGAGATTGCGGCCGCGATCGAGGAGTACTTCATCAAGGCCGCCGATGCCGGCAGCGCCGTCTCGGATCTCCTCGAGATTGGCCGGGCCCAGTTTGACGGTAGCTTCCGGCAGCTCAAGA AGACGGTGTACCACTCGAACAGTGTGCTGAGCGCTCTGTCCTCGAGCTGGACGTCGAAGCCGCCATTGGCAATTCGGTACCGCTTGGATACAGCAGCTTTAGAGGAGTCAGGCGGAGGGAAGAGCCATTTATCCACTTTGGAGCGGCTCTTGGCTTGGGAGAAGAAGCTCTACGAGGAGGTGAAG GCTAGAGAGGgcgtaaagattgagcatgagaAGAAACTGTCGACACTGCAGAGCCAGGAATATAGTGGAAAGGAGGATGCAAAACTCGACAAGACCAAGGCTTCCATTAAGAAATTGCAATCGCTGATCATAGTGACATCTCAAGCTGTCACAACCACATCTTCTGCCATAACCAAAGTCCGTGATGATGAACTTGCACCACAACTTGTTCAGATTTGCTATGC GCTTTTGAACATGTGGAGCCAAATGAATTGGTTTCATGATGTCCAAAACCATGTTGTGCAACAAGTCCGGGGCCTTGTGAATCGTGCCTCTTCTGGCGAATCAACCTCTGACTTGCATCGGCTGGCAACCCGTGATCTTGAAGCTGCTGTCTCAGCATGGCATTCAAGCTTCAATCGCCTCATCAAATACTATCGTGACTATGTCCGTTCCCTATACGGCTGGCTTAATCTTACGCTCCTCCAAATCAGCAGCGACGCCCCCCAGAAAGACCATTCTTCACACATTGTGATTGAACTCACAGCCTTCTGTGATGAGTGGAAGCAAGCTCTAGATCGACTGCCAAACACTGTGGCATCCGAGGCTGTCAAAAGTTTCATGAATGTCATCCATGTCATCTACACAAAGCAGGCAGAGGAACTGAAGATCAAGAAACGGGCTGAGGATTACTCAAAAGAGCTTGAGAAGAAGTCTAGAGCACTAAGAagaattgagaaaagatactACCAGTCCTCGATGGTCGGCATGGTGCTTCCAGGAGGTGGACGTGACAATGATGGACAAGTATTCGACACACGTGACCCACTGGCAGAGAAGAAATCAGAGATCACAGCTTGTCGGATAAAGGTAGAAGATGAGATGATGAGGCATGCTAAGGCAGTTGAGGTCACCCGATCGATGACCCTTAACAACATACAGACAGGCCTGCCTGGTGTGTTTCAGGCATTGACCGGCTTTTCAGCCATGTTTGTGGAAGCTATGGAAGGTGTTTGCCGTCGAGGTGTGTCTGTTTAA